One window from the genome of Candidatus Manganitrophaceae bacterium encodes:
- a CDS encoding MoaD/ThiS family protein yields the protein MIKVRIPTPLRKLTGGLGEVGGEGVDIATLIDSLEQSYPGLKERLYDEEGVLRRFVNIYINEEDIRFQQGVLTPLKTGDEVSIVPAIAGGGC from the coding sequence ATGATTAAGGTTCGCATTCCAACACCCTTACGTAAACTGACAGGAGGCTTGGGAGAGGTCGGCGGCGAAGGCGTAGACATCGCCACACTCATCGATTCACTAGAGCAGTCTTATCCTGGACTAAAAGAACGGCTCTACGACGAAGAGGGCGTGCTTCGCCGTTTCGTCAATATCTACATCAATGAGGAAGACATCCGCTTTCAGCAGGGGGTACTTACGCCCCTGAAAACGGGGGATGAAGTCTCAATCGTCCCTGCCATTGCAGGCGGTGGTTGTTAG
- a CDS encoding FeS-binding protein, producing the protein MASFKVHITFPEDKIRNPIIFEIGKRFNIITNIRRADVTEKTGWVDLELTGETAEIEHAIEALKEKGVRVDPIEKNIIE; encoded by the coding sequence TTGGCGAGTTTTAAAGTACACATCACCTTTCCGGAAGACAAGATTCGGAATCCGATTATTTTTGAGATCGGGAAGAGATTTAATATTATTACAAATATTCGCCGTGCTGATGTGACCGAAAAGACCGGTTGGGTCGATCTCGAATTAACCGGAGAAACGGCTGAGATTGAACATGCCATCGAAGCCCTGAAGGAAAAAGGGGTACGTGTAGATCCCATAGAAAAAAACATCATCGAGTAG